From the Myxococcales bacterium genome, one window contains:
- the bioB gene encoding biotin synthase BioB, with protein MIESRSRWHDLAARALAGELPSRADAAAVLTAPPEDTLALLDAAYQVRRHHWGQRVLLHVLDNAKAGACPEDCGFCSQSSRHGSPGGEAPMKSVDELVEGARRAVAAQARRYCMVTATRGPSQRDLDTICAAAERIKAEAPIELCASLGLLTQAKAERLRAAGVDRFNHNLETSQRYYDQIVSTHTWADRVETVKLARAAGMQTCVGGIVGLGERDDDLLDLAFALRDLDVDSVPVNFLDARPGTPLAERPQVAPGYALRALCMFRFVHPRTDLRIAGGRELTLRTLQVMALYPANSLFTQGYLTTTGASPAADHQMIKDAGFTLELGDGTEAVADPVAVAGVLAPRKPEPRRLPVA; from the coding sequence ATGATCGAGTCTCGCTCTCGCTGGCACGACCTCGCCGCCCGCGCGCTCGCGGGCGAGCTGCCCTCCCGAGCCGACGCCGCCGCCGTGCTGACGGCGCCGCCCGAGGACACGCTCGCGCTGCTCGACGCGGCCTATCAGGTGCGCCGTCACCACTGGGGCCAGCGCGTGCTGCTGCACGTGCTCGACAACGCCAAGGCCGGCGCCTGCCCCGAGGACTGCGGGTTCTGCTCGCAGTCGTCGCGCCACGGCTCGCCCGGCGGCGAGGCGCCGATGAAGTCGGTCGACGAGCTGGTCGAGGGCGCGCGCCGCGCGGTCGCGGCCCAGGCCCGGCGCTACTGCATGGTGACCGCGACCCGCGGCCCGTCGCAGCGCGACCTCGACACGATCTGCGCCGCCGCCGAGCGCATCAAGGCCGAGGCGCCGATCGAGCTGTGCGCGTCGCTGGGCCTGCTGACCCAGGCCAAGGCCGAGCGCCTGCGCGCCGCCGGGGTCGATCGCTTCAACCACAACCTCGAGACCAGCCAGCGCTACTACGATCAGATCGTCTCGACCCACACCTGGGCCGATCGGGTCGAGACCGTCAAGCTGGCCCGCGCCGCCGGCATGCAGACCTGCGTCGGCGGCATCGTCGGGCTGGGCGAGCGCGACGACGATCTGCTCGACCTCGCGTTCGCGCTGCGCGACCTCGACGTCGACTCGGTGCCGGTCAACTTCCTCGACGCGCGCCCGGGCACGCCGCTGGCCGAGCGGCCCCAGGTCGCGCCGGGCTATGCGCTGCGGGCGCTCTGCATGTTCCGGTTCGTGCACCCGCGCACCGACCTGCGCATCGCCGGCGGCCGCGAGCTCACGCTGCGGACGCTGCAGGTGATGGCGCTGTACCCGGCGAACTCGCTGTTCACCCAGGGCTACCTCACCACCACCGGCGCCAGCCCCGCCGCCGATCACCAGATGATCAAGGACGCGGGCTTCACGCTCGAGCTCGGCGACGGCACCGAGGCCGTGGCCGATCCGGTCGCGGTCGCCGGCGTGCTGGCCCCGCGCAAGCCCGAGCCGCGCCGCCTGCCGGTGGCGTGA
- a CDS encoding nucleoside monophosphate kinase: MRMILVGPPGAGKGTQAARLVDKYGIPHISSGDMLRAAVKAGTALGVEADRYMKGGQLVPDDVVIGMILERIAAPDCAKGFMLDGFPRTIPQAEALDAAMTRAGFAIDIALLFEVPDA; this comes from the coding sequence ATGCGCATGATCCTGGTCGGCCCGCCGGGCGCGGGCAAAGGCACCCAGGCGGCACGCCTGGTCGACAAGTACGGCATCCCCCACATCTCCAGCGGCGACATGCTGCGCGCCGCCGTCAAGGCCGGCACGGCCCTCGGCGTCGAGGCCGACCGGTACATGAAGGGCGGGCAGCTCGTGCCCGACGACGTCGTCATCGGCATGATCCTCGAGCGGATCGCCGCGCCCGACTGCGCCAAGGGCTTCATGCTCGACGGCTTCCCGCGGACGATCCCGCAGGCCGAGGCGCTCGACGCCGCGATGACCCGGGCCGGGTTCGCGATCGACATCGCGCTCCTGTTCGAGGTGCCCGACGCGTT
- a CDS encoding cob(I)yrinic acid a,c-diamide adenosyltransferase produces the protein MRIDKVYTKGGDLGQTSLFGGERVSKAAPRIDGYGTVDELNATLGLVRTALESSAAGEHLLPIIHRVQNELFNLGAELATPDPERRAKLPRVEARHVEALERDIDAVNDSLPALTSFVLPGGGAASAHFHLARTVCRRAERLVVALAEHEDVGELPVTYLNRLSDALFVFGRWAALKDGRAEPLWQPSTT, from the coding sequence GTGCGCATCGACAAGGTCTACACCAAGGGCGGCGATCTCGGGCAGACGTCGCTTTTCGGCGGCGAGCGGGTCAGCAAGGCCGCGCCGCGGATCGACGGCTACGGCACCGTCGACGAGCTCAACGCGACGCTGGGCCTGGTCCGGACCGCGCTCGAGAGCTCGGCCGCGGGCGAGCACCTGCTCCCGATCATCCACCGGGTCCAGAACGAGCTGTTCAACCTCGGCGCCGAGCTGGCCACGCCCGACCCCGAGCGCCGGGCCAAGCTGCCCCGGGTCGAGGCCCGCCACGTCGAGGCGCTCGAGCGCGACATCGACGCCGTCAACGACAGCCTCCCAGCGCTGACCAGCTTCGTGCTCCCCGGCGGCGGCGCCGCGAGCGCGCACTTCCACCTCGCGCGCACGGTGTGTCGCCGGGCCGAGCGCCTGGTCGTGGCGCTGGCCGAGCACGAGGACGTCGGCGAGCTGCCGGTCACGTACCTCAACCGCCTGTCGGACGCGCTGTTCGTGTTCGGTCGCTGGGCCGCGCTCAAGGACGGCCGGGCCGAGCCCCTGTGGCAGCCGTCGACGACCTGA
- a CDS encoding RNA polymerase sigma factor codes for MDAALERELIVRLRRGDAGAFDEVYAWMRPRVWSFLARLTGRRDAADDLAQEVWLRLARNAHRLADDTRLAPWLFTVARNLYVSQWRSAQAARALAGDLLPPEPVAASPFEAAAETQTAARIERAIAALPATYREILLLCAVEGLAPRDAATVLGLSPEAARQRLSRARAMIEATLGDLTRYPGGAA; via the coding sequence GTGGACGCGGCCCTCGAGCGCGAGCTCATCGTTCGGCTCCGCCGCGGCGACGCCGGCGCGTTCGACGAGGTCTACGCGTGGATGCGGCCGCGGGTGTGGAGCTTCCTGGCGCGCCTGACCGGGCGCCGCGACGCCGCCGACGACCTGGCGCAGGAGGTGTGGCTGCGGCTGGCCCGCAACGCCCACCGGCTGGCCGACGACACGCGCCTGGCGCCGTGGCTGTTCACCGTCGCCCGCAACCTGTACGTGTCGCAGTGGCGCAGCGCCCAGGCCGCGCGGGCGCTGGCCGGCGATCTGCTGCCGCCCGAGCCGGTCGCCGCCAGCCCGTTCGAGGCCGCCGCCGAGACCCAGACCGCGGCCCGGATCGAGCGCGCGATCGCGGCGCTCCCGGCGACGTACCGAGAGATCTTGCTCCTGTGCGCGGTCGAGGGGCTGGCGCCGCGCGACGCCGCGACCGTCCTGGGGCTCAGCCCCGAGGCCGCGCGCCAGCGCCTGTCGCGCGCCCGGGCGATGATCGAGGCCACGCTCGGCGACCTGACGCGCTATCCTGGAGGTGCCGCATGA
- a CDS encoding PAS domain S-box protein — translation MDTPAAPAVGPELGAAGRALAGHPGGAVIERAGVVVWASPAAARVGAPWTPPDGATGGEAVVLDGAPHRIWFLTPARDSASLFRTLFDVNAAVMLLIDPDDGHLVDANSAAERFYGWTLAELRTRTIFDINTLSPTEIQLELERARTARRTHFEFRHRTARGAIADVEIYTGPIAVGGRTLLLSIIHDVTERRRVEEHLRRGQRLEALGRLAAGVAHDFNNLLTVIQTSSQLAQRRVGEDAAGLLAEIQSAARRGADLTRRLLALGSQQTLSPTVVTVAELIDDAVVLLRRTLPDTIALVTEVAPGLPPVHVDRGQIDLVLLNLALNGRDAMPRGGTLTIAGAAATDEPALLPAARYLAVRVSDTGVGMDAATRARIFEPFFTTKAAGAGTGLGLPVAFGVVTQSGGTITVDSQPGDGSTFTLYLPVATGA, via the coding sequence GTGGACACGCCCGCTGCCCCCGCGGTCGGCCCCGAGCTGGGCGCGGCGGGCCGCGCGCTGGCGGGGCACCCCGGCGGCGCGGTGATCGAGCGCGCCGGCGTCGTGGTCTGGGCCAGCCCGGCCGCGGCCCGCGTGGGCGCGCCGTGGACGCCGCCCGACGGCGCGACCGGCGGTGAGGCCGTGGTCCTCGACGGCGCGCCGCACCGGATCTGGTTCCTGACCCCGGCGCGCGACAGCGCCAGCCTGTTCCGCACGCTGTTCGACGTCAACGCGGCGGTGATGTTGCTGATCGATCCGGACGACGGCCACCTCGTCGACGCCAACTCGGCGGCCGAGCGGTTCTACGGCTGGACCCTGGCGGAGCTCCGGACCCGGACGATCTTCGACATCAACACGCTGTCGCCGACGGAGATCCAGCTCGAGCTCGAGCGCGCCCGCACCGCCCGCCGCACCCACTTCGAGTTCCGCCACCGGACGGCCCGCGGCGCGATCGCCGACGTCGAGATCTACACCGGACCGATCGCCGTCGGCGGGCGCACGCTCTTGCTGTCGATCATCCACGACGTCACCGAGCGCCGGCGGGTCGAGGAGCACCTGCGCCGGGGCCAGCGGCTCGAGGCGCTGGGCCGCCTGGCCGCGGGCGTGGCCCACGACTTCAACAACCTGCTGACGGTGATCCAGACCTCGAGCCAGCTGGCCCAGCGCCGGGTCGGCGAGGACGCCGCCGGGCTGCTCGCCGAGATCCAGTCGGCGGCCCGGCGCGGCGCCGACCTGACCAGGCGCCTGCTCGCGCTCGGGAGCCAGCAGACGTTGTCGCCTACGGTCGTGACCGTCGCCGAGCTGATCGACGACGCGGTCGTGCTGCTGCGCCGGACCTTGCCCGACACGATCGCGCTGGTCACCGAGGTCGCGCCGGGCCTGCCGCCGGTCCACGTCGATCGCGGCCAGATCGATCTGGTGCTCCTCAACCTGGCGCTCAACGGCCGCGACGCCATGCCCCGGGGCGGCACGCTGACGATCGCCGGCGCCGCGGCCACCGACGAGCCGGCGCTGCTGCCAGCCGCGCGCTACCTGGCGGTCCGGGTCTCGGACACCGGCGTCGGCATGGACGCGGCCACCCGGGCGCGGATCTTCGAGCCGTTCTTCACCACCAAGGCCGCCGGCGCCGGCACCGGCCTGGGCCTGCCGGTCGCGTTCGGCGTGGTCACGCAGAGCGGCGGCACGATCACCGTCGACAGCCAGCCCGGCGACGGCAGCACCTTCACGCTGTACCTGCCGGTCGCCACCGGCGCGTGA
- a CDS encoding DUF1003 domain-containing protein, with amino-acid sequence MSNPRIPTARSDESSPCAVCGQARIGRPLGSLPPSLVERLRSEDVDVRAVDAVVCAPCLTAVRVRYARAALERERGELSEVEHDIALRAANHIAIADEVERGTAPSPGQRAADRVALIGGSWRFVLGFSAFIVCWCVVNGVVLATGAFDPFPFILLNLMLSCLAALQAPIIMMSQARMAEIDRARAAQDFRINLKSELEIAGLHEKLDHVLHQQWDRMVELQDLQLEILEELRKPD; translated from the coding sequence ATGTCGAATCCACGGATCCCGACGGCGCGCAGCGACGAGTCGTCACCCTGCGCGGTGTGCGGTCAGGCGCGGATCGGCCGGCCGCTCGGGTCGCTGCCGCCGTCGCTGGTCGAGCGCCTGCGCAGCGAGGACGTCGACGTCCGCGCGGTCGACGCGGTCGTGTGCGCGCCGTGCCTGACCGCGGTCCGGGTGCGCTACGCCCGGGCCGCCCTCGAGCGCGAGCGCGGCGAGCTGTCCGAGGTCGAGCACGACATCGCGCTGCGCGCCGCGAACCACATCGCGATCGCCGACGAGGTCGAGCGCGGCACGGCGCCGTCGCCGGGCCAGCGCGCCGCTGATCGCGTGGCCCTGATCGGCGGCTCCTGGCGGTTCGTGCTCGGGTTCTCGGCCTTCATCGTGTGCTGGTGCGTGGTCAACGGCGTGGTGCTGGCGACCGGCGCGTTCGACCCGTTCCCGTTCATCCTGCTGAACCTGATGCTGTCGTGCCTGGCGGCGCTGCAGGCGCCGATCATCATGATGTCGCAGGCGCGCATGGCCGAGATCGATCGCGCCCGGGCCGCCCAGGACTTCAGGATCAACCTCAAGTCGGAGCTCGAGATCGCCGGGCTGCACGAGAAGCTCGACCACGTGCTGCACCAGCAGTGGGATCGCATGGTCGAGCTGCAGGACCTGCAGCTCGAGATCCTCGAGGAGCTGCGCAAGCCGGACTGA